The sequence below is a genomic window from Streptosporangium lutulentum.
CCAGTCGTTCCAGGTGCCCGAAGTCGTTTTCCCCCACCTCGTCCCTCCTTTTGGGTTTTGGCGTCCGCACCGAATCGCGTTCGATTGATCACGTATTCGGTGCTGTGAGCCAAACATGGCCCACTGAGGCCCGTGGGTCAACGTGAGGAAAACCCAGATCAGGGTATGCCTTCTCCCAAGTAGGTTGAAAGAAACAGTCCGGCGGTGGACGATCCTTAGCCGGTGGCTTTATTTGCACGTTCCGGATGAGTCAAGCGTGGTCCATCATTCTCAATAGGCACAGTGCGACAACCGAATCACACTGAGTCAAGGGAGAGGACCGGTCGGGACAAGTGTGCCAGCCAGCCCAGCTGGCCACGAGAGAGGGGCCGGTATGTCCGGCAGGCAGCACAGGGAGACGGAATTAGCGCGGCAGATTCGGGCCAAAGGCCTGGCTGTCGGGCAGGGCTCGGCGCATATCGCCGAGTTGATCTATGAAAAGTGTAATCCACAATTTGGGACAACAAGGATTAAAGGTCATCGCCTTGCGCATGGCGTCGCCCTCGCGGATGTGATCGAACAGATAAGGGCGCTGTTCGAACGTGACGGAAAATCGGCACCAGGTATAGGTGAGACGCTTCTCTCCGCCTATGAGAGCGGGCTGAAACGGCCCGGTCCCGAATACCTCCACTACCTGTGCACCGCCTACCGGGTCGAACCGGTCTCCCTCGGATACGACGGCCCCTGCATCTGTGGCCACGGTCACAGGCTGTCAGGGGTGGTCCGAGGCGATCTCCACGATGGAAAACCCGATACGTCCCCCGGTCGAGACGAGTCGCTGATCCAGGCGATCAGAGGCGCCTCTTCTGTGGTCGGGGGTGAGGAGGACGAGAACGTGCTACGGAGAACGCTTTTACAGCTCCTGGCCGGGACCGGCATCGCGCTGGACGGGCAGGTACTCGGATCTGTGGAGAACATTCGCAGAAGGATGGACGACACCCTGGTGTCGGCCACCGTCTCGGCCGCGATGCTGGATCAGTGGGAGGAAGCCACCATCGGCTTCGGCCGCCAATACATGAACACCCCGCCGCTGAGGCTGCTCTGCGACGTGCTCCTGGAGTTCAGCGCCGTGCGCAAGGCCATGGAGCAGCGCCAGCCGGTGGACCTGCAGGAGCGACTGTGTCGCATGGCCGCTCAGCTCTCGGGGCTGAGCGGCATGATCATGATTAACCTCGGTGACCACCGGCTTGCCCGATCCTTCTTCAGGACCGGCAGGACGGCCGCGGACGAGACCGGGGACCGCGCGCTCCGAGCCTGGGTGACGGCCAGGGAGGCCCTGGTCCCGCTCTACTACGGAGATCCGCGCGAAGCCCTCAACCTCGCCAAGAAGAGCCGCGACATGGCCGGCCAGACGCCCTGCGCGGCTCAGGCCATGGCGCCGGTCGTCGAGGCCCGCGCTCTGGCCATGCTGTCGGGTTCGGGCAAGAAGGACGTGGTCGACCAGGCCAAGCGGGCGCTGTCGCGGGCCAGGGCGGCGTTCTCCCAGATGACCGCGAACGAGCAGGACGACTCGACCTTCGGCTACACCGAGCGCCAGCTCTACTTCCACCAGGGAGACGCGCTGGTGAAGCTGGGGCAGGCGATGGAGGCCGACCTCATCCTGGAGCAGGCGCTCACGAAGTACGGTCCGTCCGACTGGCTCGACCCGACCTTCATCAAGTTCGATCGCGCCCAGTGCAAACTTCTCGAGGGTGACATCGACGAGGCGATGGAGATGGCCCAGAAGACGCTCGCGAGCCTGGGCGACGGTTGCAGGCCCGGCATCCTCATGCAACGCGCCCATGAGATGGCCAGGGAGGTGGAGGCCAAGGACCCCAACCACAAGGGTCTCAAGCTCTTCCAGGAGGCGTTGCGCGCCGCGCCGATGGAGGACCCGGGGGGTGATGCATGAAGGCCAGAATCCGGCGTTATCGCTGGTCTGACCTCGAATCCGTCTGGGCGTTGCATCAGATCTGCCTTGCCCAGGTCGGCCTCGCACCGGGAGACGGCGTCTACTACGAAGACGATTTCCCCCGGATCAACGAGATCTATCTCGCCGACGGCGGAGAGTTCCTCGTGGGGGAGATCCCCGGTGGGCGCATCATCGCCATGGGCGGGTTGCGCCGCGTCGACGATCAGAGTGCGGAGATGTGCCGCATGCGGGTCCATCCGGAATTCCAGCGACGCGGGCTCGGCGCCCAGATGGTCACGGCACTGGAGACGCGCGCGATCGAGCTGGGCTACGTCCGGCTCTGCGGTGACACCACCCTGAATCAGCCGGCCGCGATGGAGCTCTATCGCAAGTACGGCTGGCGTGAGATCCGCAGGGAAGAGCGCGGTGGATGTGTGGTGATCTATGGAGAGAAAGACCTGGTTGTTGCCATGTCTCCCTTGGTTAAGTAAGTGGATTTCATGCTGATCTGTCATTAGGCGTTGCGTTCCGACGAAACAGAGGAATACTTACTCTTCGTATCTGTAGTCATTCTTTGGTGAGTGCGATGAAGAAGATCATTATTCACAAGCCCGGAACGGTCAAACTGAGTGGTGCTTCCAGCGTCATGCACAAGGGGTGAGGGGCTCTCCGGCTGAGTTGATCCTTCTGGCTGCGGATTCAGGCCGGGACGTGCCGAGGTCTGCGCCGAGCCGTACCCTGCCGTAGGCAGGGCGGGGGTCCAACAAGGGGGGCAATCCTGGTGAAACCAGGCGCATCCGAAAGAGGGTGGGGCTGGGAGGTGGAGATAATTTCCACCGGGGGAGGCGTCCTCTCCTCTGTGGGAGTTGTTTTCCCTCAGATGCATCAAGGTGTGGATTTTTCCCCCACGGGGGAAAAATCCACACCTTGCCTTTTATGGGGCCAGTTGGGTGATTCGGGAGACGACCTCCAGAAGGTCGGAAGGCTGGAGGATGTCGGGAAACTCGGCCATCTCCTCGGGGGTGAACCATTCGAAGCCCAGGTAGGTGGTCTCCTCCTCGGAGGTGAACGCCTTCGGGTCCACCTCGGGGGTGCTCTCGAACCTGGCCAGGTAGAACCGTTCGGTCTTGGCGTAGTGAACGCCGAGCCAGCGGAAATCCCGGCGCACCGGCACCCACAGGTTCAGCACCGCGTCGCCCGGCAGACCGGTCTCCTCGGTCAGCTCGCGCCGCGCGGCCTCGAAGGGCGTCTCGCCGGGGTCGATCCCGCCTCCCGGCGGCTCCCACAGGGTCTGGCCGCTGAGTGTGTCTCGCCAGTGCATCAGCAGCACCCGGCCCGCGCCGTCCACGCAGATCACCCGGGCCGCGGGCCGGTCGTTCACCTGAGAGGCGCTCATAGGCTCGGGACATTATCACCGTCAACCAGGCCAAGCCGTTCGATATGTCGTATGACCTGCGGTTACCTGGCCGGCCTGGCGGCCTTCGCGTGATCGTCCCTGCCAGGGGGCCCCACACGGAGCCGGATTTCTCCGGCAGGAGGAGAGATCAACGGGAATGGTGCGGGTGAACGCGGGTGACTCGCTGTACTCTGCCCAGGTCAGTCGAAGGGTCGTACGATCCGATCTCAAGGATGAGGGCATGAGTTCCAGGGCCGAGTTTGTGTTGACATTGTCCTGCCCGGACCGTCCCGGTGTGGTGGCCGCGGTCTCCGGCCTGCTCGCCGGGCAGGGGTGCAACATCATCGAGAGCCAGCAGTTCGGGGACACCGACGGGCGTTTCTTCATGCGGGTGCAGTTCGCCTCCACGGTGTCCGACGGCGAGCTTCGTACGGCCTTCGCCGCGCTCGCCCCCGAATTCGGCATGGAGTTCAAGCTCCGTGACGTGGCCGTCAAGCCGCGGGTGCTGGTGATGGTGAGCAAGTTCGGCCACTGCCTGAACGACCTGCTCTACCGGACCCGCTCCGGTCTGCTCGACATCGAGATCGTCTCGGTGGTCTCCAACCACCCCGACCTTCGGCCTCTGACCCAGTCCTACGGCATCGACTACCACCACCTGCCGGTCACCCCCGAGACCAAGTCCAGGCAGGAGGCGGAGGTCCTGACCCTGGTCGACCACTACCGGGCCGATCTGGTGGTGCTCGCCCGCTACATGCAGGTGCTGTCGGAAGACCTCTGCGTCAAGCTCGCGGGCAACGTGATCAACATCCACCACTCGTTCCTGCCGTCGTTCAAGGGGGCCAAGCCGTATCACCAGGCTCACTCACGGGGCGTGAAGCTGATCGGCGCGACCGCGCACTACGTGACCGCCGACCTCGACGAGGGCCCGATCATCGAGCAGGAGGTCGCCCGGGTCAATCACACCCACTCCGCGGAGGATCTCGCCGCCATCGGCCGCGACGTCGAGTGCCAGGCCCTTGCCCGCGCCGTTCGCTGGCACACCGAACAGCGTGTCCTGCTCGACGGCCACAAGACGATCGTCTTCCCGCGCTAGCGGCCGGGGCGGCGAGACGATCGTTCGTCAGCGCCACCGGGTGACGGCCGCGAGGTGATCGCTCTCTCGCGTCGGTGAGCGAGGGGTGCGAGATGACCGCTTCCTCACGCCACCGGGTGCGAGGTGACCGCTTCCTCACGCCGGTGAGTGGGAGTCGCGAGATGACGGCTCTCTCACCTCGGTGAGTGAGGTGGCCGCCTCCCGGCGCCGGGAGGCGGCCCACAGGGTAATCGCCTCCGGCGCCGGAGCCGAGGACGTTCAGGTCCTCGGGCGGATATGCCCTAGCTTCCCTGCGTGAGGTGAGGACTCTCCTCGTCGACGGTTTCCTGGGGTTTGACGCCTGTGGAGTCCTCGGGGGTGGAGACGCCGTGCGGACGCCCGGTCTTCTCGTCGACGCCCCTCGTCTCGCGACCTTTCTCGCTCTCCCTGGCCGCGATCTTCTCGGCGCGCCTGCTCGTGCTGACGCCGACGCCCAGCGGCGACGTGGCCTCGGTGTCGGTGGGGGAGACGCCCCTGCGCTCCTGCTTGGACACCACGCGTTCCGGCCTCTTCTCCTCCGGCGGGGGAGCGAAGGCCCGGTTACCGGACCGGATCACCTCTTCGCTCGCGCGACCCACGTCGGGGGAGGATCCGTGATGCTCCTCCTCTCCCTTTTTGCCGTGCGGGCTCGCGTCCTCTGGTCTGCGTTTGTTGCTCATATCCAGCACCTCATCGGGTTGACGGGTTCTCAGCAGATTCTCGGCAGGGGGTCGCCGACCAGCAGATCGACGATGCGGGTACCTCCGAAGGAGGTCTTCAGCAGGACCAGCCCCGGCGGGTCGCCGCCGATCCGTCCGATGACGGCCGCGCCCGCGCCGAGTGGATGGGAGCGCAGGGCGGCCAGCGCGACCTCGGCGGACCGCTCGGCCACCACCGCGACCATCCGGCCCTCACAGGCGACGTAGAGCGGATCGATCCCCAGTAGTTCGCATGCCCCGCGTACGGCGGGGCGTACCGGGATCGCGTCCTCCTCCAGCACGACGGCGACCTTCGAGGCCGCCGCCACCTCGTTGACGATCGTCGCCACCCCGCCGCGGGTGGCGTCCCGAAGGCAGCGCACCTGCCCGTCCCCGCAGGCGTCCAGCAGCAGGCCGGTCAGGGCGTTGAGCGGCGCGGTGTCCGAGGTGAGGTCGGCCTCGATGTCGAGTTCCCCCCGGGCGAGCATGATCGTGATCCCGTGCTCGCCGATCGGTCCGGACACGATGACGACGTCCCCGGGCAGGGCCGCGGCGGCGCTCAGCCGGGTGGGCCGGTCGAGCGTCCCGACACCCGAGGTGGTGATGTAGCAGCCGTCGGCCTTGCCTCTCTCCACGACCTTGGTGTCGCCGGTGACGATCCACACGTCCGCCGCCCGAGCCGCCGCCGCCATGGAGGCGGTGATGCGCCTCAGGTCGGCGACGGGAAAGCCTTCCTCAAGGATGAATCCGGCCGACAGGTAGCGGGGGCGCGCCCCGCACATCGCCAGGTCGTTGACGGTGCCGTTGACCGCCAGGTCGCCGATGTCGCCCCCGGGGAAGAACAGCGGCGTCACCACGTACGAGTCGGTGGTGAAGGCCAGCCCGTCGACGACCGCGCCATCTTCCAGGGGCTCCAGCAGCGGGTTGCGGAAGGACTCCAGGAACACCGCCTCGATCAGGGTGTGCGTGGCCTTGCCACCCGCGCCGTGCGCGAGGGTGATGAGGTCCTCCCGCACGCGGGCCTTGCGGTGGCGTACCCGCTCGATCCGGTCCAGGACCTGTTGCTCGCGGTCCACGGGCGTGATCCGCTCCGGGGCCTCCCGTGCCGACGTCTCCACCGGGCCGGTGACGCCTTCCCCGATGCTCACCTCTGGGTCGCCTCCTTGACGCGCTCGCGCGAGAACCGGCCGAAGTTGTAGTACGCCGCGCACGCGCCCTCGGACGACACCATGCACGTGCCGATCGGCGTCTCAGGAGTGCACGCGGTGCCGAACACCTTGCACTCCCACGGCTTGAGCACCCCCTTGAGCACCTCACCGCACTGGCACGCCTTGGGGTCGGCCACCCGGCTGCCGGGAATCTGGAAGATCCGTTCGGCGTCGAAGTCGGCGTACCGCTCCGCGACCCTCAGCGCCGACTGCGAGATGAACCCCAGCCCGCGCCACTCGAAGTACGGCCGCGGCTCCATCACCTCGTTGATGACGCCGAGAGCCTTGGGGTTGCCGTCCCACGGGACCACCCGGGCGTACTGGTTGTCGATCTCGGCCTGCCCGCCGGCCAGCTGCACGAGGATCCGGTAGACCGTGTGCAGCACGTCGAGCGGCTCGAACCCGGCCACCACCAGGGGCTTGCCGTAGTCGCGCGCGATGAATTCGTACGGCCGGCAACCGATCACGGTGGAGACGTGGCCCGGCCCGATGAACCCGTCGAGGCGCAGGTCCGGGGAGTCCAGGATCGCCTTGATCGCGGGAATGATCGTCACGTGGTTGCAGAAGATCGAGAAGTTGGTGATCCCCTCGGCCTTCGCGCGCAGGACGGTCATCGCCGTCGAGGGGGCGGTGGTCTCGAAGCCGATCGCCATGAAGACCACGCGTTTGCCGGGGTTCTGCCGGGCGATCTTCAGGGCGTCCAGCGGGGAGTAGACCATGCGGATGTCGGCGCCCCGCGCCTTGGCGTCGAGGAAGGACCCGTTCCCCCCGGGCACGCGCATCATGTCGCCGAACGAGGTCATGATCACGTCTGGCTGCCCGGCGATGTGGATGGCGTCGTCCACCCGGCCCATGGGGATCACGCAGACGGGACAGCCGGGGCCGTGCACCAGCGTGACCGCCTCGGGCAGGTAGTCCTCCAGCCCGTGCTTGTAGATCGTGTGGGTGTGCCCGCCGCACACCTCCATGAACTTGTAGGTCCGGCCCGGCTCGCACAGGGCGGAGATCCGCGCGGCCAGCATCCGGGCCTTGTAGGCGTCACGGTATTCGTCGACGAAGCGCATCGGATCTCACCCCTC
It includes:
- a CDS encoding GNAT family N-acetyltransferase; its protein translation is MKARIRRYRWSDLESVWALHQICLAQVGLAPGDGVYYEDDFPRINEIYLADGGEFLVGEIPGGRIIAMGGLRRVDDQSAEMCRMRVHPEFQRRGLGAQMVTALETRAIELGYVRLCGDTTLNQPAAMELYRKYGWREIRREERGGCVVIYGEKDLVVAMSPLVK
- a CDS encoding NUDIX hydrolase encodes the protein MSASQVNDRPAARVICVDGAGRVLLMHWRDTLSGQTLWEPPGGGIDPGETPFEAARRELTEETGLPGDAVLNLWVPVRRDFRWLGVHYAKTERFYLARFESTPEVDPKAFTSEEETTYLGFEWFTPEEMAEFPDILQPSDLLEVVSRITQLAP
- the hypE gene encoding hydrogenase expression/formation protein HypE, whose product is MSIGEGVTGPVETSAREAPERITPVDREQQVLDRIERVRHRKARVREDLITLAHGAGGKATHTLIEAVFLESFRNPLLEPLEDGAVVDGLAFTTDSYVVTPLFFPGGDIGDLAVNGTVNDLAMCGARPRYLSAGFILEEGFPVADLRRITASMAAAARAADVWIVTGDTKVVERGKADGCYITTSGVGTLDRPTRLSAAAALPGDVVIVSGPIGEHGITIMLARGELDIEADLTSDTAPLNALTGLLLDACGDGQVRCLRDATRGGVATIVNEVAAASKVAVVLEEDAIPVRPAVRGACELLGIDPLYVACEGRMVAVVAERSAEVALAALRSHPLGAGAAVIGRIGGDPPGLVLLKTSFGGTRIVDLLVGDPLPRIC
- the purU gene encoding formyltetrahydrofolate deformylase — translated: MSSRAEFVLTLSCPDRPGVVAAVSGLLAGQGCNIIESQQFGDTDGRFFMRVQFASTVSDGELRTAFAALAPEFGMEFKLRDVAVKPRVLVMVSKFGHCLNDLLYRTRSGLLDIEIVSVVSNHPDLRPLTQSYGIDYHHLPVTPETKSRQEAEVLTLVDHYRADLVVLARYMQVLSEDLCVKLAGNVINIHHSFLPSFKGAKPYHQAHSRGVKLIGATAHYVTADLDEGPIIEQEVARVNHTHSAEDLAAIGRDVECQALARAVRWHTEQRVLLDGHKTIVFPR
- a CDS encoding XRE family transcriptional regulator, producing MSGRQHRETELARQIRAKGLAVGQGSAHIAELIYEKCNPQFGTTRIKGHRLAHGVALADVIEQIRALFERDGKSAPGIGETLLSAYESGLKRPGPEYLHYLCTAYRVEPVSLGYDGPCICGHGHRLSGVVRGDLHDGKPDTSPGRDESLIQAIRGASSVVGGEEDENVLRRTLLQLLAGTGIALDGQVLGSVENIRRRMDDTLVSATVSAAMLDQWEEATIGFGRQYMNTPPLRLLCDVLLEFSAVRKAMEQRQPVDLQERLCRMAAQLSGLSGMIMINLGDHRLARSFFRTGRTAADETGDRALRAWVTAREALVPLYYGDPREALNLAKKSRDMAGQTPCAAQAMAPVVEARALAMLSGSGKKDVVDQAKRALSRARAAFSQMTANEQDDSTFGYTERQLYFHQGDALVKLGQAMEADLILEQALTKYGPSDWLDPTFIKFDRAQCKLLEGDIDEAMEMAQKTLASLGDGCRPGILMQRAHEMAREVEAKDPNHKGLKLFQEALRAAPMEDPGGDA
- the hypD gene encoding hydrogenase formation protein HypD, which translates into the protein MRFVDEYRDAYKARMLAARISALCEPGRTYKFMEVCGGHTHTIYKHGLEDYLPEAVTLVHGPGCPVCVIPMGRVDDAIHIAGQPDVIMTSFGDMMRVPGGNGSFLDAKARGADIRMVYSPLDALKIARQNPGKRVVFMAIGFETTAPSTAMTVLRAKAEGITNFSIFCNHVTIIPAIKAILDSPDLRLDGFIGPGHVSTVIGCRPYEFIARDYGKPLVVAGFEPLDVLHTVYRILVQLAGGQAEIDNQYARVVPWDGNPKALGVINEVMEPRPYFEWRGLGFISQSALRVAERYADFDAERIFQIPGSRVADPKACQCGEVLKGVLKPWECKVFGTACTPETPIGTCMVSSEGACAAYYNFGRFSRERVKEATQR